A window from Gemmatimonadaceae bacterium encodes these proteins:
- a CDS encoding PAS domain-containing protein translates to MNDRTTIRDDLISTFAQQRQMLLKHTADAICGETSMPSQKRDERETKLSAILVSSLEELKVAEEELVERTTALAHLRDELEQRVRGERDLFELAPACLLVTDVYGAVMDANRACVRLLKREDWGLERQPISRFIAPDERRRFRDGLSRVVEAGGVGDWRLVLLRPTDSPVTVSAAINVVSDSKMASGQRLLWSIRVLDESDAAIVA, encoded by the coding sequence ATGAACGACCGTACCACGATTCGCGACGATCTGATTTCGACCTTCGCTCAGCAGCGACAGATGCTGCTCAAGCATACGGCGGACGCCATCTGCGGCGAAACGTCGATGCCGTCGCAAAAGCGCGACGAGCGTGAGACGAAGTTGTCGGCGATCCTCGTATCGTCGCTCGAGGAATTGAAGGTCGCTGAAGAAGAGTTAGTGGAGCGGACGACGGCGCTTGCGCACCTGCGCGATGAGCTCGAGCAGCGCGTCCGAGGGGAACGCGATCTGTTCGAGCTCGCGCCAGCCTGTCTTCTTGTCACGGATGTCTATGGCGCCGTTATGGACGCAAATCGTGCGTGCGTGCGGCTGCTGAAGCGTGAGGACTGGGGATTGGAGCGTCAGCCGATCAGTCGATTCATCGCGCCCGACGAGCGGCGACGCTTTCGCGACGGGTTGTCGCGCGTGGTGGAGGCTGGTGGCGTCGGTGATTGGCGACTGGTGCTGCTTCGTCCAACCGATTCTCCGGTCACGGTGAGCGCCGCGATAAACGTGGTCAGTGATTCGAAGATGGCGAGCGGGCAACGGTTGCTGTGGTCGATCCGCGTCCTCGATGAATCGGACGCGGCGATCGTCGCCTAA
- a CDS encoding MoaD/ThiS family protein encodes MSVTLHLPTVLAKLADGRVLDADGGTVGAIVADVATRFPALAPRLRDDAGNPYPFVTFYLNDEDIRFHGGFEAAVQDGDELTVVPAIAGG; translated from the coding sequence ATGTCCGTCACACTGCATCTGCCGACTGTTCTCGCGAAACTTGCCGATGGCCGCGTCCTCGACGCCGATGGCGGGACCGTCGGCGCCATCGTCGCCGACGTCGCGACGCGATTCCCGGCGCTCGCGCCACGCCTGCGCGATGACGCCGGCAATCCATACCCATTCGTCACGTTCTACCTCAACGACGAAGACATTCGCTTTCACGGTGGCTTCGAGGCCGCGGTTCAGGACGGCGATGAGCTGACCGTCGTGCCGGCCATCGCCGGAGGATGA
- the moeB gene encoding molybdopterin-synthase adenylyltransferase MoeB → MPHVNGGDQLTNEEVLRYSRHLILPDVGVDGQRKLKAGRILLIGAGGLGSPLALYLAAAGVGTLGLVDFDVVDVSNLQRQVLHGTKDVGRSKLESAIDRIGDVNPHVHVEPYETRLTAENALDIIRDYDVVIDGTDNFATRYLTNDACVLLGKPNVYGSIFRFEGQASVFALEEGPCYRCLFPEPPPPGLVPSCAEGGVLGVLPGLVGTIQATEGIKLILGVGEPLVGRLLLVDALSMKFRTVRLRKDPDCPACGTHEITELIDYDQFCGVTPEATVANTNQIPEITPAELAERLRRGDDIDLIDVREPHELNIARIPNVRLIPLGSLAEALPTLDSSREAVVICRTGARSGRAVQQLRAAGFRRVWNLAGGIHRWADEVDPSLPKY, encoded by the coding sequence ATGCCACACGTCAACGGTGGCGACCAGCTGACCAACGAAGAGGTGCTGCGGTACAGCCGGCACCTCATTCTGCCCGACGTCGGCGTCGATGGTCAGAGAAAGCTCAAGGCCGGTCGTATTCTGCTCATCGGTGCGGGCGGCCTCGGCTCGCCGCTCGCGCTGTATCTCGCCGCGGCCGGCGTCGGCACGTTGGGTCTCGTCGATTTCGACGTCGTCGACGTTTCGAATCTTCAGCGGCAGGTGTTGCACGGCACGAAGGACGTTGGCCGTTCGAAGCTCGAGTCGGCGATCGACCGCATCGGCGACGTGAACCCGCACGTGCACGTCGAGCCGTACGAGACACGTCTCACCGCGGAAAACGCGCTCGACATCATTCGCGACTATGACGTTGTGATCGACGGCACGGACAACTTCGCCACGCGCTACCTAACGAACGACGCCTGCGTTCTCCTCGGAAAGCCTAACGTGTATGGATCGATCTTCCGCTTCGAGGGACAGGCGTCCGTCTTTGCCCTCGAGGAGGGACCGTGCTATCGGTGTCTCTTTCCCGAGCCACCGCCCCCCGGTCTCGTTCCAAGCTGCGCCGAGGGCGGCGTCCTCGGGGTGCTCCCGGGTTTGGTGGGAACGATCCAGGCGACGGAAGGGATCAAGCTCATTCTCGGTGTCGGTGAGCCGCTCGTCGGGCGGCTGCTTCTGGTCGACGCGTTGAGCATGAAATTCCGAACCGTTAGGCTTCGCAAAGACCCAGATTGCCCAGCTTGCGGAACGCACGAGATCACGGAGTTGATCGATTACGATCAATTCTGTGGCGTCACGCCGGAGGCGACCGTGGCGAACACGAACCAGATTCCCGAGATCACGCCGGCGGAGTTGGCCGAGCGTCTGCGTCGCGGCGACGACATCGATCTGATCGACGTGCGCGAGCCGCACGAGTTGAACATCGCGCGCATTCCCAATGTGCGGCTCATTCCACTCGGTTCGCTCGCCGAGGCACTGCCGACGTTGGATAGCTCACGCGAGGCGGTGGTGATTTGCCGCACCGGTGCGCGCAGCGGTCGCGCGGTGCAGCAACTACGCGCGGCGGGTTTTCGTCGCGTGTGGAATCTCGCAGGCGGGATTCATCGGTGGGCGGATGAGGTGGATCCGTCCTTACCGAAGTATTGA
- the thrC gene encoding threonine synthase, producing the protein MTSIQHSSLRVLPQRCRVCGVEQEGAAVAVCEHCLGPLEPLYPVERELPDRATIASRPPSLWRYREWLPFEGDPVLSLDTGFTPLVDAPRLAERLGVARAWVKNDSVSHPSLSFKDRVVATAINAAHAFGLTTIGCASTGNLANAVAAHAARAGMAAWVFIPEDLEIGKIIGTAIYGPNLVRVRGHYDDVNRLCTQVADRFGWGIVNVNLRGYYGEGSKTIAFEIAEQLGWRLPTAVVAPMAGGSVVTKLRKGFGEVLAAELVSGTPPRLFGAQAEGCAPIVRLFDRGDDRIIPEVPNTIARSIAIGNPADGTFAVKAMRESRGAAQAVSDEALVAGMRLLAETTGIFTETAGGVTVAAALELAKRGHLRVDDEVVLCITGNGLKTTEAVRDVLPEAPVIAPKVREVAALVAERGA; encoded by the coding sequence ATGACATCGATCCAACACTCTAGTCTGCGCGTGCTCCCGCAACGCTGCCGGGTCTGCGGGGTGGAACAGGAAGGCGCGGCGGTCGCTGTGTGCGAACACTGCCTCGGCCCACTCGAGCCCCTCTATCCCGTCGAGCGCGAGCTGCCGGACCGTGCAACGATCGCGAGTCGGCCGCCATCGCTCTGGCGCTACCGAGAGTGGTTGCCTTTCGAAGGAGACCCGGTGCTGTCGCTCGACACCGGATTCACGCCGCTCGTCGACGCGCCGCGACTCGCCGAGCGGCTCGGCGTTGCACGCGCGTGGGTCAAGAACGACAGCGTCTCGCACCCGAGCTTGTCGTTCAAGGATCGCGTTGTCGCTACGGCGATCAACGCCGCGCACGCATTCGGCCTAACGACGATCGGGTGTGCGTCGACCGGAAATCTGGCGAACGCGGTCGCGGCACATGCGGCCCGTGCCGGCATGGCGGCTTGGGTGTTCATTCCCGAGGATCTGGAGATCGGCAAAATCATCGGCACGGCGATCTACGGGCCGAATCTCGTTCGCGTGCGCGGGCACTACGACGACGTCAACCGACTGTGCACGCAAGTCGCCGATCGGTTTGGCTGGGGTATCGTCAACGTGAATTTGCGGGGCTATTACGGCGAGGGCTCCAAGACGATCGCGTTCGAGATCGCCGAGCAGCTTGGCTGGCGTTTGCCGACGGCGGTCGTCGCGCCAATGGCGGGCGGCTCGGTCGTCACGAAGTTGCGCAAAGGTTTCGGTGAAGTATTGGCCGCGGAACTGGTCAGCGGAACGCCGCCGCGTCTCTTCGGCGCGCAGGCCGAAGGGTGCGCCCCGATCGTCAGGCTTTTCGATCGCGGTGACGATCGTATCATTCCCGAAGTGCCCAACACCATCGCCCGCTCGATCGCGATTGGCAATCCCGCGGACGGCACCTTCGCCGTCAAGGCGATGCGCGAGAGCCGTGGCGCGGCACAGGCGGTGAGCGATGAGGCGCTCGTCGCCGGCATGCGTCTGCTCGCCGAGACCACGGGTATCTTCACTGAGACGGCGGGCGGCGTCACGGTCGCCGCGGCGCTCGAGCTCGCGAAGCGGGGACATCTTCGTGTCGATGACGAGGTCGTACTGTGCATAACGGGAAACGGCCTGAAGACAACCGAGGCGGTGCGCGATGTTCTTCCCGAAGCGCCGGTGATCGCGCCGAAGGTGCGCGAAGTCGCGGCGCTGGTCGCCGAGCGTGGGGCGTAG
- a CDS encoding metallophosphoesterase: MVRFLAYQLASWVAIGVVVSGLSWAAPVVVAVAALYTTVPLLAFVRWRGWPFYPSALFRVAVVRVLLYTQLLLPFVAGAAILGILIGLPFGSSMFFGRLFSGAVLLTGAVLLLAGYVGSRLLVVREVEARVRDLPPSFDGLRIAQISDLHVGPQTSKRFLSHVAETVARIAPDIIAVTGDVVDDRAEDVPWYAAAFARLRAPLGVYLIPGNHDIYAGWDAVSRSLSATTDATILVNDSRVVERAGSRLAIVGTGDPAARARWSAQPNDAAAPDVERALAEVPAATTVIAFAHNPALWPGLAERGVALTLSGHTHWGQFAFPRLGWSLASPFLEHAMGAHRAGDALLYINPGTGYWGIPFRLGAFPEITVVTLRRADEAALSVGKSRLAA; encoded by the coding sequence GTGGTTCGGTTTCTGGCATATCAATTGGCGTCGTGGGTCGCGATCGGCGTCGTCGTTAGCGGACTGAGTTGGGCCGCACCGGTCGTCGTCGCAGTCGCTGCATTGTACACGACAGTTCCGCTACTCGCCTTCGTGCGGTGGCGGGGCTGGCCGTTCTATCCGAGCGCGCTCTTCCGCGTCGCGGTCGTGCGGGTCCTGCTATATACGCAGCTCCTTTTGCCGTTCGTCGCGGGCGCGGCGATTCTAGGAATCCTCATCGGCCTGCCCTTCGGGTCGTCGATGTTTTTTGGGCGTCTCTTCTCTGGTGCGGTGTTGCTCACGGGCGCCGTGCTTCTCCTCGCCGGCTATGTCGGCTCCCGTCTGCTTGTCGTGCGCGAAGTCGAAGCGCGTGTGCGCGACCTCCCGCCATCGTTCGATGGACTGCGGATCGCGCAGATCTCCGATCTGCACGTCGGCCCACAAACGTCGAAGCGATTTCTCTCGCACGTTGCGGAGACGGTTGCGCGAATTGCGCCCGACATCATCGCGGTGACGGGCGATGTCGTCGACGATAGAGCCGAAGACGTCCCGTGGTACGCGGCCGCCTTCGCGCGGCTTCGCGCGCCACTTGGCGTTTATCTCATTCCCGGGAATCACGACATCTACGCGGGCTGGGACGCGGTATCGCGGTCGCTCAGCGCAACGACGGACGCGACGATACTCGTCAACGATTCCCGTGTCGTCGAGCGGGCGGGGTCGCGCCTTGCCATCGTCGGCACGGGCGACCCCGCGGCGCGGGCGCGCTGGAGCGCACAGCCTAACGACGCTGCCGCGCCCGACGTCGAACGCGCGCTCGCGGAGGTTCCGGCAGCGACGACGGTCATTGCCTTTGCGCACAATCCCGCGCTCTGGCCCGGCCTCGCCGAACGCGGCGTCGCACTCACCCTGAGTGGCCACACGCACTGGGGCCAATTCGCCTTTCCTCGGCTCGGCTGGAGTCTCGCCTCACCGTTTCTCGAGCACGCGATGGGCGCCCACCGTGCTGGTGATGCGTTGTTGTACATCAATCCTGGGACGGGCTATTGGGGCATCCCATTCAGGCTTGGCGCGTTTCCCGAGATAACGGTGGTAACGCTGCGCCGAGCCGACGAAGCAGCGCTGTCCGTCGGGAAGTCTCGGTTGGCAGCCTGA
- a CDS encoding dipeptidase — protein MTFPRILAVVFFAAPSLSAQQPQSRPAADPYMARAIKVLTEQPIIDGHNDLPWRIREDKNHPMDVEAYDLRRHTPGMTDLARLKAGHVGGQFWSVYIPGERTDGVYRPNGNVSSQPGYARVQLEQIDIARRVVARYPELQWATTADSVRSAIAHGKLGSMLGVEGGHAIENSLDLLRAYYALGARYMTLTHNVTLDWADAALDSATHGGLTPFGKEVVREMNRLGMLVDLSHVSPGTMSSALDVTVAPVIFSHSAARALVDHPRNVPDSILARVPKNGGVVMVPFVTSFVSKAVYADDNQLAAISADATRRHQGDTAAIRSEIATWRAAHPRPTASVADVANAIEHVRQVAGVDHVGIGSDFDGIEETVVGLEDVSKYPAVFAELVRRGWSDTDLKKLAGGNVLRVLAQAEQVAKRLQRERPPSIATIEQLDGAARTATP, from the coding sequence ATGACTTTCCCTCGTATCCTCGCGGTGGTCTTCTTCGCCGCGCCTTCGCTTTCAGCCCAGCAGCCGCAATCTCGCCCGGCCGCCGACCCCTATATGGCGCGCGCCATCAAGGTTCTCACCGAGCAGCCGATCATCGACGGGCACAACGATTTGCCCTGGCGGATTCGTGAGGACAAGAACCATCCGATGGACGTCGAGGCGTATGACCTGCGACGTCATACGCCGGGGATGACCGATCTCGCGCGCCTCAAGGCCGGCCACGTCGGCGGACAGTTCTGGTCCGTCTACATCCCGGGGGAGCGCACGGATGGCGTGTACAGGCCTAACGGGAACGTCTCGAGCCAGCCTGGATATGCGCGCGTGCAGCTCGAGCAGATCGACATCGCGCGACGCGTCGTCGCGCGGTACCCGGAGCTCCAGTGGGCCACGACGGCGGATTCCGTCCGTAGTGCGATCGCGCACGGCAAGCTCGGGTCGATGCTCGGAGTCGAAGGCGGACACGCCATCGAGAACTCGCTCGACCTGCTTCGCGCGTACTACGCGCTCGGTGCGCGCTACATGACGCTCACGCACAATGTCACACTCGACTGGGCGGACGCAGCGCTCGATTCGGCCACGCACGGCGGCCTCACGCCGTTCGGGAAGGAAGTCGTGCGCGAGATGAATCGACTCGGCATGCTCGTCGACCTCTCGCATGTGTCGCCCGGAACGATGAGCTCCGCGCTCGACGTCACCGTCGCCCCAGTGATTTTCTCGCACTCCGCTGCCCGCGCGCTCGTCGACCATCCGCGGAACGTGCCCGATTCGATTCTCGCGCGCGTGCCGAAGAACGGCGGCGTCGTGATGGTCCCATTCGTCACGAGCTTCGTCTCGAAAGCCGTCTACGCCGACGACAATCAGCTCGCGGCAATCAGCGCCGACGCGACGCGCCGTCACCAGGGAGACACCGCGGCCATTCGCTCCGAGATCGCGACCTGGCGCGCGGCGCATCCGCGACCCACGGCGTCGGTCGCCGACGTCGCGAATGCGATCGAGCACGTTCGGCAGGTCGCCGGCGTGGATCACGTCGGCATCGGTAGCGATTTCGACGGCATCGAGGAAACCGTTGTCGGGCTCGAGGACGTCTCGAAATATCCAGCGGTCTTCGCGGAGCTCGTCCGCCGCGGCTGGAGCGACACCGACCTCAAGAAGCTCGCGGGCGGGAACGTCCTCCGCGTCCTCGCACAGGCCGAGCAAGTCGCGAAGCGCTTGCAGCGCGAGCGTCCACCATCCATCGCAACGATCGAGCAGCTCGACGGCGCAGCGCGCACCGCGACGCCGTGA
- a CDS encoding serine/threonine-protein kinase, with protein sequence MTSTPISPHSSLSHTTIGSEFSELWTALASQYAVERELGRGGMGAVFLARDVRLDRFVAIKVLPPHLAAESELRELFLREARTAGRLSHPNIVAVFRADELAGHPFFAMPFIEGENLAERVSAQGPLPAADAVRFLREVAWALAYAHARGVVHRDVKPENIMIEHGSGRAIVTDFGIARVEFGPTLTQDGLIVGTASYMSPEQIDGESLDGRSDLYALGIVGFLLLSGRLPFAAPSVSAILYAHLNTPAPSLASVAPRVPEPIAAVIDRCLEKNRDARYPTGESLADALEKALRISEPALTRTGEFDARSVSPREAALALERAAAMQSTAARELSERMASTPTVYTVRELEAEATAAGIPVRLVRRALADVKPPQ encoded by the coding sequence ATGACGTCGACACCCATTTCACCGCACTCTTCGCTCTCGCACACCACTATCGGCTCGGAGTTCAGCGAGCTGTGGACGGCGCTCGCATCGCAGTATGCGGTGGAGCGAGAGCTCGGCCGTGGCGGAATGGGGGCAGTCTTTCTCGCTCGCGACGTCCGGCTCGATCGCTTCGTCGCGATCAAAGTGCTCCCGCCGCATCTCGCCGCCGAGTCCGAGCTGCGCGAGCTGTTTCTGCGCGAGGCGCGCACTGCCGGCCGGCTCTCGCATCCGAATATCGTCGCCGTTTTTCGCGCCGACGAGCTCGCCGGGCATCCGTTCTTCGCAATGCCCTTTATCGAGGGCGAGAACCTCGCCGAGCGGGTGAGCGCGCAGGGTCCGCTGCCGGCGGCGGACGCGGTGCGCTTTCTCCGGGAAGTCGCCTGGGCGTTAGCGTATGCTCATGCGCGTGGCGTCGTGCACCGTGACGTGAAGCCCGAGAACATCATGATCGAGCATGGCTCGGGTCGAGCGATCGTGACCGACTTTGGTATCGCCCGCGTCGAGTTCGGCCCGACCCTGACGCAAGATGGACTCATCGTCGGGACGGCGAGCTACATGAGTCCGGAGCAGATCGATGGCGAGTCGCTCGATGGGCGCAGCGATCTCTATGCACTCGGGATCGTCGGATTTCTCTTGTTGAGTGGACGCTTACCGTTTGCCGCCCCGAGCGTGTCGGCAATCCTGTACGCGCACCTCAACACTCCTGCGCCTTCGCTCGCGTCCGTCGCGCCGCGCGTCCCCGAACCGATTGCCGCGGTGATCGACCGGTGTCTCGAGAAGAATCGAGACGCGCGCTATCCGACGGGCGAATCGCTTGCCGACGCGCTCGAGAAGGCGCTGCGTATCTCCGAGCCGGCGCTGACGCGCACTGGGGAATTCGACGCGCGCAGCGTTTCGCCGCGCGAGGCGGCGCTCGCCCTGGAGCGGGCGGCGGCGATGCAGTCGACCGCGGCTCGAGAGCTCAGCGAGCGCATGGCTTCCACGCCGACGGTCTACACCGTCCGCGAGCTCGAGGCCGAAGCGACGGCGGCTGGAATTCCCGTACGCCTCGTCAGGCGTGCGCTCGCCGACGTAAAGCCGCCGCAGTAG
- a CDS encoding alkaline phosphatase family protein: MRSRLLVVPIALFAGSSPIIAQRTLPNEKPALVVLIAVDQMRPDYFARFHDQFHGGFRLIRDSSAFFPNAHQEHAMTETAPGHSAMLSGREPVHTGIFSNDRGVPDPTFPLIDAPGVVGASPRRFVGTTLFDWMRKSDSSTRVLSVSRKDRGAILPVGRAHADVYWFAAGRFTTSQYYAMTLPAWVRSFDDNLRGDALPRRWTLLLPDSAYAEPDSMPWEHDGGDFTFPHSFPDDPVERLRKLEESPWMDSLTLAFALRGANALSLGRRGSTDLLSISLSTTDKIGHTYGPDSREMHDHLLRLDGWVGTFLDSLGKLVPRQRTLIVLTSDHGMTSFPEYVAAVRHQSAGRMSLGARTQRTVADLKARYGTSFDFAFDNGILTADVAAMRARGVNVDSLTKVFVSAAKSLPGVAQVYTPSELAAEPASDADANRWKRNLPPEIGWLIVTVAKPNFVFSDKLSGEHGTMQPETVGIPIAFVGPGIHRGTYARVVRSVDIAPTLATLLGVSPMEALDGKPIPEVLQGGAPNP, from the coding sequence ATGCGCTCACGTCTTCTGGTCGTTCCTATCGCGCTTTTCGCAGGATCGTCACCGATCATCGCCCAACGCACCCTGCCCAACGAGAAACCCGCACTCGTCGTGTTGATCGCCGTCGATCAGATGCGTCCGGATTACTTCGCGCGCTTTCACGATCAGTTTCACGGCGGCTTCCGGCTCATACGCGACAGCTCGGCGTTCTTTCCGAACGCGCATCAGGAGCATGCGATGACGGAGACCGCACCCGGGCATTCAGCGATGCTCTCGGGACGCGAGCCGGTGCACACCGGCATCTTCTCGAACGACCGCGGCGTACCCGACCCGACGTTTCCACTCATCGACGCTCCCGGCGTCGTCGGCGCTTCGCCGAGGCGATTTGTCGGCACGACGCTGTTCGATTGGATGCGCAAATCGGATTCGTCGACGCGCGTGCTGAGCGTGTCGCGCAAAGATCGCGGCGCGATACTCCCCGTCGGTCGCGCCCATGCGGACGTGTACTGGTTCGCGGCGGGACGGTTCACGACGAGCCAGTACTATGCGATGACGCTGCCGGCGTGGGTACGCAGCTTCGACGACAACCTTCGCGGCGACGCACTGCCACGACGATGGACGCTGCTGCTTCCGGATTCGGCGTACGCCGAGCCGGACTCGATGCCGTGGGAGCACGACGGAGGCGATTTCACCTTTCCGCATTCGTTTCCCGATGATCCCGTCGAGCGATTGCGCAAGCTGGAAGAATCGCCCTGGATGGATTCGCTCACCCTGGCCTTCGCGCTTCGTGGTGCAAATGCGCTCTCGCTCGGGCGTCGGGGCAGCACTGATCTCCTGTCCATCTCGCTCTCGACGACGGACAAGATTGGCCACACCTACGGTCCCGACTCGCGCGAGATGCACGATCACCTTCTTCGCCTCGACGGTTGGGTCGGTACGTTCCTCGATTCGTTGGGCAAGCTGGTACCGCGCCAACGGACGCTGATCGTGCTCACTTCGGACCATGGCATGACATCGTTTCCGGAATACGTCGCCGCCGTGCGGCATCAATCAGCTGGGCGCATGAGTCTTGGCGCGCGGACGCAACGCACGGTGGCCGATCTCAAGGCGCGCTACGGTACGTCGTTCGACTTTGCGTTCGATAACGGAATCCTCACGGCCGACGTTGCGGCGATGCGGGCGCGTGGCGTGAACGTCGACAGCCTAACGAAGGTGTTTGTCTCCGCGGCGAAGTCACTGCCGGGCGTCGCGCAGGTGTACACTCCGTCGGAGCTGGCTGCCGAACCAGCCAGCGACGCCGACGCCAATCGCTGGAAACGCAATCTTCCGCCGGAGATCGGGTGGCTGATCGTCACCGTCGCGAAGCCCAATTTCGTTTTCTCGGACAAGTTGAGCGGCGAGCATGGGACGATGCAGCCGGAAACAGTCGGCATTCCGATCGCCTTCGTGGGCCCAGGCATCCACCGCGGCACCTACGCGCGGGTGGTCAGGTCAGTCGACATCGCGCCAACGTTGGCTACGCTCCTCGGCGTCTCGCCCATGGAGGCGCTGGACGGCAAGCCCATTCCCGAGGTGCTCCAGGGCGGTGCGCCGAATCCATAG
- a CDS encoding isochorismatase family protein: protein MNCVADRTILRIERQSETAPGAESTVVALIDSSYDRLTSDNACVLLIDHQIGPLWELEFGEARRRVVELANTARRFRLPTIITAIGIETLGPVIPELTAALGEAPHVARRAVNPWDDSRIRGGIESTRRKKLIVAGSAADVGVTLCAKSAIAADYEVYVPIDASAHFSHATSSWLSRAGAIVTTVTLVSNELEGPRARRFSSS, encoded by the coding sequence ATGAACTGCGTAGCAGACAGGACCATATTGCGAATCGAGCGTCAGAGCGAGACTGCGCCTGGGGCGGAATCGACCGTCGTCGCGCTGATCGATTCGTCATACGATCGGCTGACGAGCGATAACGCCTGCGTCTTGTTGATCGACCATCAGATCGGGCCGCTCTGGGAGCTCGAGTTCGGCGAGGCGCGGCGACGCGTCGTCGAGCTGGCAAACACCGCGCGACGATTTCGTCTGCCGACGATCATCACCGCGATCGGAATCGAGACACTCGGCCCAGTGATTCCCGAGCTGACTGCTGCCCTCGGGGAGGCACCGCATGTCGCGCGCAGAGCGGTGAATCCCTGGGATGACTCGCGAATTCGCGGCGGGATCGAGAGCACCCGGCGAAAGAAGCTCATCGTCGCCGGTAGCGCCGCCGATGTCGGCGTCACGTTATGCGCGAAATCAGCGATAGCCGCTGATTATGAGGTCTACGTGCCTATCGACGCATCGGCGCACTTCAGCCATGCGACGTCGAGTTGGCTGTCGCGCGCGGGCGCGATCGTCACGACTGTTACGCTCGTGAGCAATGAGCTCGAAGGCCCTCGCGCGCGGCGTTTCTCGTCATCCTGA
- a CDS encoding cyclase family protein — protein MRVYVFGVAAIALASVAYGHRISLGAAPSEWVDVSVTLDPATTPVYEGDPGMRFDFVRDMRKGDFVTVSTYTLGAHSGTHIDAPMHFIRDGASIDRVAIDRLIGPARVIDIADGVQAIDAAELARHDWKGAPRVLFRTRSSIHGWLTQPTFHRDFAYIAPDAAQILADAGVQLVGIDYLSAEQFGAKAPRTHQILLGKGIPIVEGLSLGAVSAGDYDLIVLPIKVGRHEAAPARAVLRKRAVAGS, from the coding sequence GTGAGAGTCTATGTGTTCGGCGTCGCTGCGATCGCGTTGGCATCCGTCGCCTACGGCCATCGTATCTCGTTAGGCGCGGCGCCTTCGGAATGGGTCGATGTGAGCGTCACACTCGATCCGGCGACGACGCCCGTCTACGAGGGCGACCCAGGGATGCGCTTCGACTTCGTTCGCGACATGCGCAAAGGGGACTTCGTCACTGTTTCCACGTACACGCTCGGCGCCCATAGCGGCACGCATATCGATGCGCCGATGCACTTCATTCGCGATGGCGCATCGATCGATCGCGTCGCTATCGATCGGCTGATCGGACCAGCCCGCGTCATCGACATCGCCGACGGTGTGCAAGCGATCGACGCCGCCGAGCTCGCGCGACACGATTGGAAGGGCGCGCCGCGGGTTCTCTTCCGAACGCGAAGCTCGATCCACGGCTGGCTCACTCAACCCACGTTCCATCGTGACTTCGCGTATATCGCGCCTGACGCGGCGCAGATCCTCGCGGACGCTGGTGTGCAATTGGTCGGCATCGACTACCTCTCCGCGGAGCAATTTGGCGCAAAGGCGCCACGCACTCATCAGATTCTGCTCGGCAAGGGCATTCCCATTGTGGAGGGCTTGTCGTTGGGCGCGGTGAGCGCCGGAGACTATGATCTCATCGTCCTTCCGATCAAAGTTGGCCGACACGAGGCCGCTCCGGCGCGCGCCGTGCTCCGCAAGCGAGCCGTTGCAGGTTCGTGA